The DNA sequence ACTCCGGGATGCCCGGTGGATTATGGACAAAGCCGGTCCATGGGCGCCGATAGGGCAGAATTCCTGAGTGCTCGCCCCGTGCCAGGTTCCAGCAGAACGTGTCTTCCACAAAACTGTCGAGCAGCACGCCATCCGTTGTCAGCAGGGGCTCCAGTGCCTTCATGGCATAACCCCAGCCGCTTCGGTGGTGAGGGAAGTCGATCGGACCCGTAAGCGCGAACTTCGGGACGAGGTTTTCCATGAGGGGCCCAGTGCCGCTCAGTATACACCCAGGCAGGCCGGGCAACGTCGATCCCATTACGCCGCGCGGCCAAAACGTGGCCAGTCGAGACTGCGGATGTAACGGCGGCGCGTGACGTGGCCGACTGCCAGGACGGAAGAATCCGATCTGGCTCCTTCCGCGATGAACTCCTGCGATTCATGGAAACCCTGTTGTGCTGAGTCTCGGCCCTTCACCTCGTGGGCGGGCCGTAGGGTATCTACGCGCGGCTCTCTCCGAAGAGCCTCTCGAAGTACTGCCGGGTTCGTCCTTGGATTTGAAGCAACTCCAGGCCCAGTGGCTGGTCGCAAAGATGCTCGGGTACCCAGCGGCGAACCAGTTTCGTGAGCATCTGCAATTGCCACTCCGAGTTTGGCAGGCTGCCTTCCGTGTGCCCGGAGATCAGGCGTAGCCCGTGGTCGACCGCGCGATAGAAGGTCGCCGCGTTCTTCAGGAAGTGTGCGTCGTTTGGATCCAGATGGCCCATCTGCTCCAGCACATCAATGCGCTCGGGTGTGTTCAGTACCTTGAAAAACATACCCGCGCCGCGCAGGCGCAGGTACATCAACGAGAAGTCGATGTCGTAGTAGCCGCCCACAGCGGTCTTGAGCGGATTCTCCTCGCTGAGTTCCTTCTCGATGCGCATGCGCATGTGCCGCAACTGCTGTTTCGATCGGCCGCTCTGCCCATAACGGCGCCAGTCCACCTTTTGCAGATCGGCCAGGAAAGCGGTCGCGCGCTCCACATCGCCAGCCACGGCGCGCGTCTTCATGTAGGCCACGCCCTCCCACGCTTCCGCCGTTTTGGCGAAGTACTCATGGTAGGTGCTCTCGCTCTGTACCAGCGCGCCACCCTTGCCGTTCGGACAGAGACGGGTGTCGACCGCAAACATCGTACCGTCGCCCGTGTAGGAAGAGAGGATGCTGACGATCTTCTCGGCAACTCTGGTCCAGTAGTGCAACTCCGGCAGGTCCGCGTCGGGGATGACGAACAACAGGTCCGCGTCGGAGGCCAGGTCGAACTCCTGCATGCCGAGGCGGCCCAGGGCAATCACCATCATCTGCGACTTCGGCACGTAGCCTTCGGTTGCCAGGGGATGCGACGCGCTTGTCTGCACAACGGCCAGACGATACGCCGCTGCGATGGCGGCATCGGCCAGCGCGGACGTACGCTGCAGCGTCTCGAAGATCGGCACCTGCAGGCAAATACTCTCCACCTGCAGACGGAACATCTGAAGCAGGAAAAATCGCCGCATCTCCACGGCGTCTTCCAACATCGGCAGGATCTCGGCGTAGGCCGTGGTGGACCGGCCCCGTATGCGCATGGCCCGGATCTCTTCGAAGTAGTCCGGCTGCCGCATCAACTGCTCGGCGAAGTAAGGACTGTGCGCGAACAGGTCGAGCAGATAGCCGCTCAGGACGGGGTCGCCATCCAGGGCGTTGAGCCAGTCGTCCCGCTTGATCACCTTTTCGAGGAAGTGTTCAAAGGCGGTGAGCGAACGGCCCAGGCGGGCCCGGGCTACGGAAACCGCGAAGCCTGGCGCCTTCTGGTCGAGAAAGCGGATGAGATTGCTGGAGGGAGCGGTTTCCGGCCCGGCAGGCTCGGGTTGCACGTCGACGCTGAGGCCGCCGGGCGGAGCCTGCGCGGGCGTGTGCGTGTAGTACATCGTCTGCTGGGCGTGAATGACGCGTTCGTAGATCTCCTGAACGTGCTCAAGATGGGCGTTCAACGTCATCAGCAGCGCTTCGGGCGTGCTTTGGCCGCCAAGCAGGCCTGGTGGCATGCGGCGGGCAACCAGTGCCTGCTCCTCCAGCTTCTCGGAGAGCAGGTGCGTCTGTCGGTCCGCGGCGCACTGCAGGCGGTGCTCCAGGTGCCGCAGGTATTGGTAAGCGGAGGCGAGGCGCGAGTACTCGGAATCGGAGAGGAGGTCTTTGTCGCGCAGGCGGATGAGGGCGAGCAGCGTTGAGGAGTTGCGGACCCAGCTCTCACGGCCGCCGTGCAGGCGCTGAAGACACTGGACGAGAAACTCGATGTCGCGGATGCCACCCCGGGCGAGCTTGACGTCGATGCCCGCGGCACGGCGGCGTGCGCCGAGCTTCTCGTTGAGACGCTCGCGGGTCTCCGACATGGATTCGATGTGGGAGAAGTCGAGGGTGGTCGAGTAGATTTTGGGCTGCACCCAATCGAGGAGTTGGCGCCCCGGCTCCTTCTCGCCGGCCGCGACGCGAGCTTTGATGAGCATCTGCAGTTCCCAGTCGCGGGCGCGAGTCTCGTAGTAGTTCTTCGCGGCGTCGAGCGACAGGCAGACCTCGCCCAGGCGGCCATCCGGGCGCAGGCGGAGGTCCACGCGGTAGATCATGCCCTCGGCGGTATAGGTGCCCATCAAATCGGTGAGCTGGTTCGAGACCTTCTTGAAGTACTCCTGGTTGCTGATGGGCTGAGCGCCGTCCGTTTGCCCGTGTCCCTCATAGATGAACATCAGGTCGATGTCGGAGCTGTAGTTCAGTTCACGGCCGCCGAGCTTGCCGAGCGCCACGATGGAGTAGCCGCACTCGGCCCCGCCGGCCAGGCATGGGCGGCCGTATTTCTGGGAGAGCTCCGTGCGGATACGGGTGTAGGTGACGTCGAGCAGGGCGTCGGCCAGGTTGGAGAGCTCTTCGGTGATCTCGGGCAGCGCTCCGAAGCCCAGGACGTCGCGCAGCAGGATACGCAGGATCTGCTTGCGTCGGAACTCGGCCATGCGCAGCGCCGGCGCGTTGGACGTGCCGGAGCACAGCCAGTCGGCCAGTTCGGTGTCGATCTCCTCGCGGGTGCGGCCACGATGCAGCCAGCCGGCATGCAGCAGCGCGAGCAGCCACACAGGGTGCTGCAGGAGTTCCTCCGACAGGAAATCACTGGCGGAAAAGACCGCCACCAGCGCCTGCAGCCCGAAGGGCGTGTAGGCTATCTGTTGGAACTCGCTGGGGTACTTGGCGCAAAAGGACTCAAGCCGGCGCACCGCCACCTGTGGGTCGGCCGATTGGCTCAACAGGATTTCGAGTCCTTGCCGCAAATCCGGGGGGATGTCGTGTTCTACAGCCAGTAGAGCGTCGTGCAACGGGGCCGCCAGTCTAACTTAGACCTTTTGGTCTACTAGTGCGATTATAGCCCCGGTCTGGATTCTGCCCGGCTGGACCACGCTGGCATAGAAGCCGCAGCGCGCCCATCGGGGCGAGCCGGCCTCTCCGCCTCTCTCGTAGACGGCGCGTTGTAGCGCACCCGGGTCGCCGCTGTTGTAGACGTCCAGAGTCTTGCAGGGCTGGCGGAGCTGGGTGAGTTCCAGAATGGCGTCACCCGCCAGAAAGCGCTGTCCGGCACGGAGTTGGCGGAAATCGAGGCCTCGGACGGTGAGGTTCTCACCCAGCGCTCCAGCGGAAACGGGGAAGCCTTCGGCCTGGAGGCTTTCAAGGTCCTCCTGCGCCATCAGGAGAATCGCCTTGCGCGGGCCTCCGTGAATCTGTGTGTTGCGATGGGCATCGCCCTCGAGGCCGAGGGGACCGGCCCAGGCTTCCGGAATGGCGAATTTGGGCACGCCGCCTTTGGACGTGCTGACTTGGATGATCTGGCCCCGCATGCCTACAGCGTGACACACAAAAGAGAATGGCCGGAGCACTTGCCCCGGCCTTGTCAATACTCAATGGCCACGCCCGACTAGATGTCGTAGTAGAGCGCGAACTCGTAAGGGTGGGGCCGCAGCCGGACGGCATCAGCCTCATTCTTCTGTTTGTACGTGATCCATGTCTCCAGCAGTTCTTCCGTGAAGACATCGTCCTTCAGCAGGAAGCTGTGATCCTCTTCCAGGCACTGCAGAGCCTCGTCCAACGATGCGGGCATCGAGGGTACCGCCTTGAGCTCTTCGGGCGAGAGATCGTAGATGTCCTTGTCAAGCGACTCGCCAGGGTCGATTTTGTTGACGATTCCGTCCAGGCCGGCCATCAGCATCGCGGCGAAGGCGAGGTAGGGGTTGGCCGACGGATCGGGCGGACGGAACTCCACGCGCTTGGCCTTGGGGCTGGAGGAGTACATCGGAATGCGGACTGCGGCGGAGCGGTTACGCCGGGAGTAGGCCAGGTTGACCGGTGCCTCGTAGCCCGGAACCAGCCGTTTGTAGGAGTTCGTCGTCGGCGCAATAATGGCCGACAGAGCGCGGGCGTGCTTCAAAAGGCCGCCGATGTACCAAAGTGCGAGCTGGCTCAAACCTGCGTAGCCGTCGCCTGCAAACAGAGGCTGCCCGCCTTTCCAGAGGCTCTGGTGGCAGTGCATGCCGCTGCCGTTGTCGCCGAACAGCGGCTTCGGCATGAAGGTGACCGTCTTGCCGTGACGGTAGGCCACGTTGCGGATGCAGTACTTATACAGCATCATGTTGTCGGCCGATTTCACCATCGTGTCGAAGCGCTGGTCGATCTCGCATTGGCCGGCGGTGGCGACCTCATGGTGGTGGCATTCGATATCGAGGCCGACCTTGAGCATGGTTTCGACCATCTCTGCCCGCAGGTTTTGGTAGTGGTCGGTGGGCGGCAGCGGGAAGTAGCCTTCCTTGTAGCGAGGCCGGTAGCCCAGGTTGTTGGCCTCGCGGCCCGAGTTCCAGCGGCCCTCCTCGGCGTCGATGAAGTAGTAACCGCTATGCGGGTTCTGGTCGAACCGGATGTTGTCGAAGATAAAGAACTCGGCCTCGGCTCCGAAATAGACGGTGTCGGCCACGCCGCTGTTCTTCAGGTAGAGTTCGGCTTTCTTGGCGATCCAGCGCGGGTCGCGGTCGTAGCGCTGCCGCGTGATGGGATCCTGGATGTCGCCGATCATGCACAACGTGGGTGTTTCGAAGAACGGGTCGATGTAAGCCGTTGCGGGATCGGGGATCAGAAGCATGTCGCTTTCGTTGATCGCCGCCCAGCCGCGGATGCTCGATCCGTCGATGCCGAAGCCGTCTTCAAAACTGTCCTCGGTCAGCTGTGAGATAGGGTATGAGATGTGTTGAGCAAGGCCCGGCAGGTCAGTAAACCGCAGGTCGATCTGCCGTGCACCATTTTGTTTTGCGTACTCGATTACTTCATTGGGGGTCATCGTTGGCTCAGTCCTCCAGGGCCGCCGCAGAGTCGATTCTAACAGCGGGCGGAGAATGCGGGAAGAGGAATCCCCTGTCTCATAAGTTCAGCTGATGTGAAGGGAGCGCAGTCCGGCTCCGGCCCCGTTCTCATTCGGTATCTTCATCACAGCCGCCTGATTCTGTAAGCCATAGATTCTAAACTGTTTGCGTGGAGAGACGGGCTCCGATCAATTCCACAAACCAAGCCCATAAAAAAATCCGATTACCAAAGAGACCCAAATCCGTTGCTGCCACCGGGGGGCTGTGGCGGATAATTGGGCTTGGTTGAACCTGCTTGGTCCAGGAACGGGCAGGCGTATCGTTGGGCCTGCGTCGGCGCGAGTTGATGGTGCCCTTCCGATTGGTTCGTTCGCGGCTTTCCACCCAGGAGAGATTCTAGGATTCGTACGCCAGAGGAGATAGATGTCTAACCCACTGCAAGACTTTTTGAGCCTTTCTTACGCAGAGCTCGAAGATCTGAATCTGAATGCCAAGGAGCAACGCAAGAATCGTGTCCCGGCTGATCAGATTCAGGAAGAGCGCCTGAAGTACCTTACCGACGAGAAGCGCATCAAGGCAGTCACTGTCCTGTTCAGCGACCTGGAAGGCCGCCTGCACATGCTCGACTATGACAAGAAGTTTCTTGTCAAGAGCTTCGATAACCTGACGTTCGATGGGTCCTCGATCCGGGGCTTCACCGCCCAGCGCGAGAGCGACCTGCGCCTCGGGATGGACTGGAGCGCTTTCTACTGGGCTCCCTCCGACGTGTTTGGCTCCGGCAAGGTGCTGGTTTTCGGTGAGGTCATCGACAAGGACGGCTCCTTCTATTCAGGTGATATCCGTGGCGTCCTGAAGACCTTCTCCAATACCCAGTTCCAGAAGAACGGCTACACGCTGAACGCCGCGAATGAAATCGAGGGATTCCTCTTCAAGGGTGAGGACGCCGAGCGGAACTACAACGAGACGGGCAAGTTCGAGTACGTCAACACCGGCGGCTACTATCATTCTCTGCCGGGCGATCCGCTGCGCCAGTTCATCGACACCACCGCTGAAGTGCAGCGCGCGATGGGTTTCGAAAACGAGAAGGACCACCCCGAAGTTGCGCCGTCGCAGTTCGAAATCAATTATGGCTACGGCGAAGTCGTTGCCGCGGCCGATCAGATTCAGCTCTACAAGCTGATCTGCCGTCAGGTCGCCACCAAGATGGGGTTGAGCGCCAGTTTCCTGCCCAAGCCGGTGGTGGGCGTCAACGGCAGTGGCATGCACACGAACGTGTCGATCAGCAAGGGCGGCAAGAACATCTTCTGGGATCCCAAGGGCGAAGAAAAGCTCAGCAAGTTTGCGTGGCAGTTCGTCGACCGCATCCTCACTCACGGCAACGACATTTGCCTGGCACTCAACGCCAGCGTCAATGCCTACCGCCGTCTCGACCCGCATTTCGAGGCTCCCAACCAGATCAAGGCTTCGGCCGTTGACCGCGGTTCCATGGTCCGTGTGCCCATCGGCAACGAGCGGAGTTCGCGCGTGGAAGTCCGCTCGGTCGGGCCCGACGCGAATCCCTATCTCGTCATGCTCTCGGTCTTCAAGACCGGCCTCGAGGGCGAAATCGCCAAAATCAAGAACCTCCGCCAGGCCGACCGCTACCTGCCGGACAACATTTACGACGCCCTGGCAAACTTCAAGAACGCCGAATGGACCAGCACGCTGCTGGGGGCCGATGTGAAGTCACGCTATGCGGACCTGAAGCAGGCTTCCGCCGATCGCTGCCCCAGGCTGTTGGGCACCTTCGTCAAGCCGCAGGAAGTTCAGTATCATCACGAAGTCTACAACCAGTTCCTCTGGAACCAGTTCTAGTCTTCAGGCCGAGTCCCATCAAAACGCCCCGGCCTCCCGCAGCCGGGGCGTTTTGTTGTCCATATTCGCCATTCCTTTGCTATTTGGACTTCGTTCCACTTCTGTTGCAAAAATCGCGGTTCTAGTTTACCTAGATTAAGTGCTCAGGCCAAAAAGTTGATTTGATTACGAGGGGAATCGATTTTAGTATCCAATAGGGGAGACTTACCCCTTAGCTTTAGGGATGTTGAGTAATTGAGGTTCCTATGAATCGAATCTTCAATGCCACAAGTCTATCTATCGTTCTTGCGGCTATCTTGTGTGGGCAAGCCGCCACCTCCGTCAACGGTACCGTCACGGATCCCAGTGGCTTACCTGTTCCCGGCGTCGCCATTCAACTCCGTGATCCGCAAACGGGAGCGAGCCGCGACACCACCTCCGACTCTCAAGGCCGCTATGCGCTGCCTCAGGTGAAGCCGGGGCTCTATCAGATCACAGCGAAAGCCAAGGGCTTCAGCGACCTGCTTGTAAACGACGTGCGGCTGCTGGTGAATACACCTGCCACCGTTAACTTGACATTTGAGAGTGTTGGTTCCGTCTCGACCGTAGTATCCATCTCGGCGGAGTCAACACAGATCAACACAACCGACGCCTCCGTGGGTAACGCGATCGGCGAGAAGCCGATTCTGCAACTGCCGCTCGAAGCCCGCAATGTTGTCGGACTGCTCTCCATCCAGCCGGGTGTGACATACCTGGGCGAACCGGAACCAGGCGTGCAAACCGACTTTCGCAGTGGTTCCGTGAACGGCGGCAAGGCCGACCAGGCGAATGTGACGCTGGACGGCGTGGACGTCAACGACCAGCAGCAGCGTAGCGCGTTCACCAGCGTTCTGCGCGCCACGCTCGATTCGGTGCAGGAGTTCCGCACAATCACGACGAATGCGGGCGCGGAGTTCGGTCGCACCAGCGGCGCCCAGGTGAGCCTGCTTACGCGCAGCGGGTCGAACGACATGCATGGCGCGCTTTACTACTTCCTGCGCAACACAGCCACCAGCGCCAACAGCTTCTTCAATAACTCCGCCGGAGTGCCGCGCGAGAAGCTGAACCGCAACCTCTTCGGCGGCCGTCTGGGCGGACCCATCAAGAAGAACCGTCTTTTCTACTTCCTGAATTACGAGGGTCGCCGCGACAGCAGCGAGATCAACGCCGTCCGCGTGGTGCCCAACGCCGACTTCCGCAATGGGCTGTTCCACTATGTCCGCAAGGACGGTTCCATCGGCTCACTGGGGCCGGCCGACTTCAAACGGCTCGACCCTCTGGGCATCGGGCAAAACCAGGCGGTGCTCGACCTGCTGAAGACTTACCCGATGCCTAACGACACGACGTCGGGCGATCTGCTAAACACGGCTGGTTTCCGATTCAATGCGCGGGCGCCACTCACCTGGAACACTTACATCGCAAAGGTGGACTGGACGGCCGACTCGGCCGGCAAGCACGTCCTCTTCCTGCGCGGGAATCTACAGAACGACGACTACACGAACTCGCTGGGTGTTCCGCAGTTTCCCGATCAGCCCCCGCAGCGCAAGTTCCTCGACAACAGCAAAGGGCTGGCGGTAGGCTATACGGCGACCCTCACCCCCTCGCTGATCAGCAGCTTCCGGTACGGCTTCACGCGGCAAGGGCTGGACAACCTCGGAACCCTCACCGGCAACTTCGCCGACTTCCGGGACATCGCCGACCGGTATGCCATCACCACATCGCTGTCGCGCATCACGAGTGTCCATCAGCTCTCAGAGGACTTCTCCTGGAACCATGGCGCTCACAACGTTTCGTTCGGCGGCGTAATACGCTTTATCCGGAACAATCGGTATGACTTCGGCAACTCGTTTTCGAATACTCTCTCGAATGCGAACTACCTGCTGGGCAGCGGCCGCGAATTTGAGGTGGCTGACGCGCAGGGTGGCACGGCCTACCGCCGCCAGTTCGTCAACCTGCTGGGGCTGATGACGCAGATTACCGCCAACTACAACTACGATCTGCAGGGCAACCTCCTGCCGCTGGGGCAGGGCATCCGCCGAGACTTCGCGTCGGAGGAGTACGAGATGTATGTCCAGGACTCCTGGCGTGCTGCCAAGGGTCTGACGATCACGGCCGGTTTGCGGTTTTCGCTGATGCCACCGGTCTATGAACGCAACGGGTACCAGACGAACCCGGTCGTGCCCCTGGCCGACTGGTTCGTGCAGCGTCAAGCGTTGGCGGACTCCGGGCAGTCGCAGGCTGGTGTCGCGCCGGTGGAGTTCGATCTGGCAGCCAAACTAGGCCGCGACCTGTACCCGTATCACAAGAACTGGTCACCGCGCTTTGGCATCGCGTACTCGCCGCAAGGCAATGACGGATGGTCGAAGAAGCTCTTCGGCGGAGCGGGGAAGACATCGATCCGCGCCGGCTTCGGATTGTTCTACGACCTGTTCGGCCAAGGCATTATCACCAACTACTCCGGCACCGCCCTGGGGCTGACCAGCCAACTCCAGCCGCCTCCGACCTTCAGCTCGACCGACGCGCCACGGTTCACGGGGTTCTACAACGTGGATTCCGCCATTCTGCCGC is a window from the uncultured Paludibaculum sp. genome containing:
- a CDS encoding glutamine-synthetase adenylyltransferase; this encodes MHDALLAVEHDIPPDLRQGLEILLSQSADPQVAVRRLESFCAKYPSEFQQIAYTPFGLQALVAVFSASDFLSEELLQHPVWLLALLHAGWLHRGRTREEIDTELADWLCSGTSNAPALRMAEFRRKQILRILLRDVLGFGALPEITEELSNLADALLDVTYTRIRTELSQKYGRPCLAGGAECGYSIVALGKLGGRELNYSSDIDLMFIYEGHGQTDGAQPISNQEYFKKVSNQLTDLMGTYTAEGMIYRVDLRLRPDGRLGEVCLSLDAAKNYYETRARDWELQMLIKARVAAGEKEPGRQLLDWVQPKIYSTTLDFSHIESMSETRERLNEKLGARRRAAGIDVKLARGGIRDIEFLVQCLQRLHGGRESWVRNSSTLLALIRLRDKDLLSDSEYSRLASAYQYLRHLEHRLQCAADRQTHLLSEKLEEQALVARRMPPGLLGGQSTPEALLMTLNAHLEHVQEIYERVIHAQQTMYYTHTPAQAPPGGLSVDVQPEPAGPETAPSSNLIRFLDQKAPGFAVSVARARLGRSLTAFEHFLEKVIKRDDWLNALDGDPVLSGYLLDLFAHSPYFAEQLMRQPDYFEEIRAMRIRGRSTTAYAEILPMLEDAVEMRRFFLLQMFRLQVESICLQVPIFETLQRTSALADAAIAAAYRLAVVQTSASHPLATEGYVPKSQMMVIALGRLGMQEFDLASDADLLFVIPDADLPELHYWTRVAEKIVSILSSYTGDGTMFAVDTRLCPNGKGGALVQSESTYHEYFAKTAEAWEGVAYMKTRAVAGDVERATAFLADLQKVDWRRYGQSGRSKQQLRHMRMRIEKELSEENPLKTAVGGYYDIDFSLMYLRLRGAGMFFKVLNTPERIDVLEQMGHLDPNDAHFLKNAATFYRAVDHGLRLISGHTEGSLPNSEWQLQMLTKLVRRWVPEHLCDQPLGLELLQIQGRTRQYFERLFGESRA
- a CDS encoding MOSC domain-containing protein; translation: MRGQIIQVSTSKGGVPKFAIPEAWAGPLGLEGDAHRNTQIHGGPRKAILLMAQEDLESLQAEGFPVSAGALGENLTVRGLDFRQLRAGQRFLAGDAILELTQLRQPCKTLDVYNSGDPGALQRAVYERGGEAGSPRWARCGFYASVVQPGRIQTGAIIALVDQKV
- the glnA gene encoding type I glutamate--ammonia ligase is translated as MTPNEVIEYAKQNGARQIDLRFTDLPGLAQHISYPISQLTEDSFEDGFGIDGSSIRGWAAINESDMLLIPDPATAYIDPFFETPTLCMIGDIQDPITRQRYDRDPRWIAKKAELYLKNSGVADTVYFGAEAEFFIFDNIRFDQNPHSGYYFIDAEEGRWNSGREANNLGYRPRYKEGYFPLPPTDHYQNLRAEMVETMLKVGLDIECHHHEVATAGQCEIDQRFDTMVKSADNMMLYKYCIRNVAYRHGKTVTFMPKPLFGDNGSGMHCHQSLWKGGQPLFAGDGYAGLSQLALWYIGGLLKHARALSAIIAPTTNSYKRLVPGYEAPVNLAYSRRNRSAAVRIPMYSSSPKAKRVEFRPPDPSANPYLAFAAMLMAGLDGIVNKIDPGESLDKDIYDLSPEELKAVPSMPASLDEALQCLEEDHSFLLKDDVFTEELLETWITYKQKNEADAVRLRPHPYEFALYYDI
- a CDS encoding glutamine synthetase family protein is translated as MSNPLQDFLSLSYAELEDLNLNAKEQRKNRVPADQIQEERLKYLTDEKRIKAVTVLFSDLEGRLHMLDYDKKFLVKSFDNLTFDGSSIRGFTAQRESDLRLGMDWSAFYWAPSDVFGSGKVLVFGEVIDKDGSFYSGDIRGVLKTFSNTQFQKNGYTLNAANEIEGFLFKGEDAERNYNETGKFEYVNTGGYYHSLPGDPLRQFIDTTAEVQRAMGFENEKDHPEVAPSQFEINYGYGEVVAAADQIQLYKLICRQVATKMGLSASFLPKPVVGVNGSGMHTNVSISKGGKNIFWDPKGEEKLSKFAWQFVDRILTHGNDICLALNASVNAYRRLDPHFEAPNQIKASAVDRGSMVRVPIGNERSSRVEVRSVGPDANPYLVMLSVFKTGLEGEIAKIKNLRQADRYLPDNIYDALANFKNAEWTSTLLGADVKSRYADLKQASADRCPRLLGTFVKPQEVQYHHEVYNQFLWNQF
- a CDS encoding carboxypeptidase-like regulatory domain-containing protein — its product is MNRIFNATSLSIVLAAILCGQAATSVNGTVTDPSGLPVPGVAIQLRDPQTGASRDTTSDSQGRYALPQVKPGLYQITAKAKGFSDLLVNDVRLLVNTPATVNLTFESVGSVSTVVSISAESTQINTTDASVGNAIGEKPILQLPLEARNVVGLLSIQPGVTYLGEPEPGVQTDFRSGSVNGGKADQANVTLDGVDVNDQQQRSAFTSVLRATLDSVQEFRTITTNAGAEFGRTSGAQVSLLTRSGSNDMHGALYYFLRNTATSANSFFNNSAGVPREKLNRNLFGGRLGGPIKKNRLFYFLNYEGRRDSSEINAVRVVPNADFRNGLFHYVRKDGSIGSLGPADFKRLDPLGIGQNQAVLDLLKTYPMPNDTTSGDLLNTAGFRFNARAPLTWNTYIAKVDWTADSAGKHVLFLRGNLQNDDYTNSLGVPQFPDQPPQRKFLDNSKGLAVGYTATLTPSLISSFRYGFTRQGLDNLGTLTGNFADFRDIADRYAITTSLSRITSVHQLSEDFSWNHGAHNVSFGGVIRFIRNNRYDFGNSFSNTLSNANYLLGSGREFEVADAQGGTAYRRQFVNLLGLMTQITANYNYDLQGNLLPLGQGIRRDFASEEYEMYVQDSWRAAKGLTITAGLRFSLMPPVYERNGYQTNPVVPLADWFVQRQALADSGQSQAGVAPVEFDLAAKLGRDLYPYHKNWSPRFGIAYSPQGNDGWSKKLFGGAGKTSIRAGFGLFYDLFGQGIITNYSGTALGLTSQLQPPPTFSSTDAPRFTGFYNVDSAILPQAPAGGFPQVQPDNFAISNSIDEKLKAPYTMNTNFSVSREFAGGLMVEGSYIGRLSRRSLINFDLAMPTNLRDPASGQTYFQAAQQLALHARAGTDIGNVKPIPFWENMWPGAAGGGLSATQNIYDLFAGTYPDITTALSALDLPDETGQCFPSCSKLGPYTMFNSQFSSLAAARSVGKGYYHAMQWTVRKRFSTVQLDFNYTYGKSIDYSSAREVASATGGQVINSWNARQMKDVSDYDVTHLVSALGVWELPVGKGKRWLSSPTPLVDNLLGGWQLSGIWRQSSGFPTGAVANGVWPTNWNVTSFASQTGLVPKTGTAKNAPAAIDGAAGGPNMFSDPATAIAGYDYSLPGDSGQRNGLRGDGFFTIDLGLAKRFTLFTHRDVPHTLQFRAEAFNVTNTVRFDVATSNTDINDPGSFGKYTSQFGSPRVFQFALRYEF